In Aegilops tauschii subsp. strangulata cultivar AL8/78 chromosome 3, Aet v6.0, whole genome shotgun sequence, one genomic interval encodes:
- the LOC109766662 gene encoding carbonic anhydrase, chloroplastic isoform X1, with product MSTAAANWCYATVAPRARSSTIVASLGTPAPSNSSSFRPKLIRNTPVQAAPVAPALMDAAVERLKTGFEKFKTEVYDKKPDFFEPLKAGQAPKYMVFACADSRVCPSVTLGLEPGEAFTIRNIANMVPSYCKNKYAGVGSAIEYAVCALKVEVIVVIGHSRCGGIKALLSLKDGADDSFHFVEDWVRIGFPAKKKVQTECASMPFDDQCTVLEKEAVNVSLQNLLTYPFVKEGVSNGTLKLVGGHYDFVSGKFETWEQ from the exons ATGTCGACCGCCGCGGCTAACTGGTGCTACGCAACCGTCGCGCCCCGTGCCCGCTCCTCCACCATCGTCGCCAGCCTCGGCACCCCCGCgccctccaactcctcctccttcCGCCCCAAGCTCATCAGGAACACCCCCGTCCAGGCCGCGCCCGTCGCACCCGCATTG ATGGACGCCGCCGTGGAGCGCCTCAAGACCGGGTTCGAGAAGTTCAAGACCGAGGTCTACGA CAAGAAGCCCGATTTCTTCGAGCCCCTCAAGGCCGGCCAGGCGCCCAAG TACATGGTGTTCGCGTGCGCCGACTCGCGTGTGTGCCCATCGGTCACCCTGGGCCTGGAGCCCGGCGAGGCCTTCACCATCCGCAACATCGCCAACATGGTCCCCTCCTACTGCAAG AACAAGTACGCCGGTGTTGGATCGGCCATCGAATACGCCGTCTGTGCTCTCAAG GTTGAGGTCATCGTGGTGATTGGCCACAGCCGCTGCGGTGGAATCAAGGCTCTGCTCTCACTCAAGGATGGCGCAGACGACTCCTT CCACTTCGTCGAGGACTGGGTCAGGATCGGCTTCCCGGCCAAGAAGAAGGTGCAGACTGAGTGCGCCTCCATGCCTTTCGATGACCAGTGCACCGTCCTCGAAAAG GAGGCAGTGAACGTGTCCCTGCAGAACCTCCTGACCTACCCGTTCGTCAAGGAGGGTGTGTCCAACGGAACCCTCAAGCTCGTCGGCGGCCATTACGACTTCGTCTCCGGCAAGTTCGAGACATGGGAGCAGTAA
- the LOC109766662 gene encoding carbonic anhydrase, chloroplastic isoform X2, which yields MSGCLCLPCCYKKPSAPGGENNPAAAAAAIDSSSSSLLQKPTYHPPPPPPSNKMDAAVERLKTGFEKFKTEVYDKKPDFFEPLKAGQAPKYMVFACADSRVCPSVTLGLEPGEAFTIRNIANMVPSYCKNKYAGVGSAIEYAVCALKVEVIVVIGHSRCGGIKALLSLKDGADDSFHFVEDWVRIGFPAKKKVQTECASMPFDDQCTVLEKEAVNVSLQNLLTYPFVKEGVSNGTLKLVGGHYDFVSGKFETWEQ from the exons ATGAGCGGCTGCCTGTGCCTCCCCTGCTGCTATAAGAAGCCCTCCGCCCCCGGTGGGGAGAACAACccagcagcagcggcggcagcgaTAGATTCTTCCTCCTCGTCACTCCTCCAGAAGCCTACCTACCATCCACCACCTCCTCCACCCTCCAACAAG ATGGACGCCGCCGTGGAGCGCCTCAAGACCGGGTTCGAGAAGTTCAAGACCGAGGTCTACGA CAAGAAGCCCGATTTCTTCGAGCCCCTCAAGGCCGGCCAGGCGCCCAAG TACATGGTGTTCGCGTGCGCCGACTCGCGTGTGTGCCCATCGGTCACCCTGGGCCTGGAGCCCGGCGAGGCCTTCACCATCCGCAACATCGCCAACATGGTCCCCTCCTACTGCAAG AACAAGTACGCCGGTGTTGGATCGGCCATCGAATACGCCGTCTGTGCTCTCAAG GTTGAGGTCATCGTGGTGATTGGCCACAGCCGCTGCGGTGGAATCAAGGCTCTGCTCTCACTCAAGGATGGCGCAGACGACTCCTT CCACTTCGTCGAGGACTGGGTCAGGATCGGCTTCCCGGCCAAGAAGAAGGTGCAGACTGAGTGCGCCTCCATGCCTTTCGATGACCAGTGCACCGTCCTCGAAAAG GAGGCAGTGAACGTGTCCCTGCAGAACCTCCTGACCTACCCGTTCGTCAAGGAGGGTGTGTCCAACGGAACCCTCAAGCTCGTCGGCGGCCATTACGACTTCGTCTCCGGCAAGTTCGAGACATGGGAGCAGTAA